From the Planctomycetaceae bacterium genome, the window CCGATTCCAGTTGCTTCATGCGTTCGTTCATCATTTGCTGACGCCTCGCCAGCTCCTTCAGGCGATTCAGAATCTGCAGTTGTTCACGTTGCTGCGTAGTCTGTTCCTGCTGTTGCTGAGCCTGCCGTTCAGATTCATAGCGATTGCGATCATTGTCCAGTTCCAGTTGTTGTAATTGCTGTTGCCGCGACTGTTGTCCGCCACCACCACCGCCACCCTGCTGTTGCTGCTGTTGGCGCACTTCGACTTCTGAATCGCGCAGCTTCAGCAGCGATTGATAGGCGGACTGTTCAGGCAGCAGGGCGTCAGACACTTTCGTGTCCTCTTTCTCTTCGCGAATTTTTTCGAGCGTTTCCAGAGCATCCTGCATGTGCGTTCGAACTTCTTCTGAAAGCGCTGCAACTTTCGGATCGTCGCCAGCCTGCTCCATGGCCTGCTCCAGTTGTTCAATGGCAGCAGCCTGAGACTGACTGATCACACCAACGTCGTTTGACCAGGTGCCCGCTCGCCGGACATCACTTTCACGCCGCAGCATGTTCCATGTGGCACTGATGATCTCTTTCTGCAGCTTCAGCACAGCATCGACAGGACTCTGCTGTCCTTGCTGTTGTTGTTGCTGGTTCTGCTGACCTTCGCGAAAGATTTCTTCAAAGCGTCGGACGTCGGCAAACATCATATCGCTCAGCGTTCGACGAAGGGTCCCATCAGGCGCGACATCATCCGCATAGAAGAAATATGTGACCAGATTGTCAGGCTCCGCCCTGAGCGATTCGAGTTCAATTGTGTGAGACATCTTCGCAGTTACAGGTCCCGAAACGGTCCTGTTGATCGATGTTTCCTGTGTTTCGTTGTTGCCGGAAGCATTCGAATCTGCTGACCCGGCTTCAACTTCTGACCCGGCTTCAACCTGTGCATCGCGGAGGGAAACGGACTTCTGTTCCTGGCCGGTGATACCATATTCAACACCAAAGTCGATCAGGCCGTAGTCGTCCGTCGCCTGAGCTTCGACAACGAACTCCTGAAGCGGCGATACGTCTGTATCACGCCCGGGGAACGTAATCTTGATTGCAGGTCGGTCATTTCGAGTCACGCGCAGGGAGAACAGATTTTCGTCTGCCGAAGTCCGGCCTTCTGCATCTTCCAGATAAACGGACCAGGTTTGGCTGTCGTTTGCGATGATGGCTGTTTCGACCATTTTCGGGTCGTCCGGATTTGGTGTCAGCGGGGTAGCGGCCCCATCTTTGTTTCGAAGTTCAGCAACAACGACCCGTTTGTTCAGATGCAGCTGGAGCTGAACGGCCGAACCTTCGACTGCCACAACACGCAGTGTGTCTTCGATAAGTTGTGGTTCTTTGTTGACGTATTCCGGAGGTGTAATCAGAGCATCCGCCTGTTCCAGACGCGGACGTTCAAAGACGGTCACCCTGAATTCATCGGAAGCGGCCGGCAGTGCTTCGCTGCTGTCATTACTGATCGCCGAGACCGGGGCAAATCGGACAACGTACGTTCCATCTGCAGTGACTTCTTCCATCCGCGCAGCAAAGACGCCGGAGTCAACGGTTTCCGACATGCTCATGGTGCGGGTTTCACCTTCCGCCGACGCAAACTCCAGTTCGGCACGCAGTGGGATCCCGTCTGCAAATCGGGCAACCACGGTGAGTGCCGTGCCCCGTTCGATTTCCACATCACCCGGTTCGATAGATAACCCGGCCAGCAACACCCCCTGTTCTTCCTCTGCTGAAAGCTGCTGGGCAGGTGCGTTCAGGCTGGATGAGCCGAAATGTCGACCCCAGCGGCTGGCAGCCACAACTCCGGAAACCATGCAGACAAATGAGAGAAAGCTGACCAGCGACCACTTCATCATCTGGCGAACCGGCACGACACGTGACCAGTCGGCCTGGCGAGCCAGCCGGTCGGCATTCCTGGTGACCATTTCTGCCAGCACAGACGATCCCTGATCGCTGGATTCGTTGACTCGCACGGCCGTCAGAACGGCATCGTTCAGCTGTGGGTTTTGCTGCTCGATCAGTCGAGCCGCTTCGAGTGCCGAGGGTTGCCGAACGATCGCGCGGGAAAACAAGATCCCGATCAGCGTTGTCGCCAGCAGCACAATGAATTCCGTCCGGAACATTCCGGTGGATGCCGGAAGCCAAAGGCAGACCGCGATGGCGGGCAGCAGCAGCATCACCCAGCAAAGCGACTGGCTTCGCAGAACTCGGAGTTTTTGCAATCGCATCGCGACTACACGCAAGCTTCGTTCCAGCATAGACTCACTCATGCCGTTGCCTCCACGCTTTGACGACGTTCAATTCCACCGGACACCAGACTTTCCAGCATCAGGCAACCGAGCCCTGCCAGAAGCAGCCAGCGCCACAGTTTCTGTCGTGATTCCAGTTCGCTCGAAGTTAATTGCGACGCAGCCACCGGATCGAATTCGTCGTTGGCCGTATCACCCGCAGACAGCAGCGTTCCGTCGGAAGCATCGGCCTCCAGTCCCAGCGCCTGAAGCTGACCGAGTGGCAATGGATCGGTTCGTGATTCTGTGAGAGGCAAGCCTACGATCATCGAGATCACCTCGCTGGCTCTTTCCGGCGCTGTTGAATCTCTGCCAGTGGCATTCGATTTGTCCCCGGAAGAACTCAGCAGGTAGCGGCCCGGTGTTTCAAATCGGTAAGGGAATTCTTCCGAGTCAGACCCCCGAGTGGCAGTTGGCGAGGATCCGTCTTCACGGATTGAAATGGGCTGCGTCTGACGGGATTCGGCCAGCTTCCTGAGACTCTCAGACGTGATGACGGAATCATCGGGCAATTGAAGCGACCATTCGTTTGATCCTGTCAGATGGCCGGGAATAATGGCATCTCCGGTTGAGAACACCATCTGACCGGTGCTGCGGGGGTATGACTGTCGAACCAGGCTGGTGATCATGGGAGCGAATCGCGTAGACAACGCCCACTGGCTGTCATCCGGATGCCACCCGGCAGTAAAAATGATAATTCGACCGCCACCATCCAGAGACGTTTCGACAATCGCGGGGTCGCCGGAATCGAATTTTGCAATCACTCGCCAGGGACCATTCTCCCGCGATTCGATCTGCGGAAGCGGAATGATGCGATGATGCCAGAATCGAATGGATGAAAAATCGCTGAATCGTGCTTCTGAAAACGCTGCGAACAGCGAGCTGTCAAATTCAATCTGTCCGAGCATCGCGTAGTCTTTTGTTGACGATTCTGATACCGCCGGAAAGTCGGGAAGAAGTGAACTGACAGAGGAAGCGACTTCTGTTGATTTCAATGCAACCAGGACTGTTCCACCACGATTCAGGCAGTCTGAGACAGACGGCAAAAGGCCTTTCGGCAAGACATCCGTGACGACAATCAACCGAACATCGCTGGCGACCGGCAACAGGACACCATCGGCCTGAGCCGCGTCAATCAGTTCAAAAGGTTCACTTTCATTACCATCAATCGCACGCTGAAGGTAGTACTTCATTTCTGCGGGGTCATTGCTGTCCACCGAACCGACGTGGGCGACCTTCAGTAACGGGTTTTCGATCACAGGTAAATCGACAACATTATCGAATGGATGCTTGTCCTGCAGCAGTTCTACTCCGGCAATCACGGCGGTGGCTTTGTCATCGCTGACCGGCATAACGACCGAGTGGCGCTGACCGGCGGCAACACTGGCCCTGATCGGTTTCCCGACAGGGTTTCCCTCTCGATCAAACGGTTGCATCGCGAAATCGGTTACCACGGAATCGATTGAGTTGCTGAGAAGAATCCGCGGCTGGCCATCGCGATCTTCTGGCAGAAGGCTGATTCCCGCGTTTCCAGGCACTTCCGGGCGCACAACTTTGAGATCGACGTGCACGGCGTCGGGCCATCCGGCAGATTGAAGTTCTTCCAGACCACTGCCTCGCTGGAAATCGGTGATCAGCACAACGCGACGTTCTGACAGACGCGGGCCGGATGCCTCTTCCTGCGAAACTTCTGCTGCTGCATTCAACAGGGCAGCGCCGGTGTGAGTGCCCAGCCAGTCTGGCTCAATGGCCTCGACAGCTTCTTCAATTAACGCGGCTCGCGCACTGACTTCGGTTTGGCTCCATTCGCCTGACGAAATCAGCGTGCGTGTTGTCTGGCTGAATGCCGACAGGCTGAAGACATCAGATTCGCTCAGACCCGCCACAACATCACGCAGATGCTGGATGGCCTGTTCGCGAAGTCCATCCCGCCGCATACTGGCACTGACATCCACCAGCACGGCAACACGTCTGGCGGATGTTGCGTCCAGTGTGCCTTCAACCGCAACCCTTTGAAACGGTCGGGAGAAAGCCAGTCCGATCAGGATAAGCGCCAGGATTCGAAGCAGCATCAACGGCCAGTGTTCGATCGTCGACCGTTTGGTCATTTTCGGCAGGGACGGCTTCAGGAAACGTACCAGACTAAAGGGTAATTTCCGCGAGGGCGTCCGCCTGAGCATATGCAGGACGAATGGTACAGCGGCGGCGACGATCCCTGCGGTTGCGAAGATGGGTGTCAGAAGATCGAACATGATGCATTGACCAGCAACGAGGAGGCGTTGACCATACCGGCTTGTCGCTCACAGTTTCGCGGCCTGGCGATGCCTGTTGATAAGCATCATGTTCCAAAGGACTCGTGACC encodes:
- a CDS encoding BatA domain-containing protein; amino-acid sequence: MFDLLTPIFATAGIVAAAVPFVLHMLRRTPSRKLPFSLVRFLKPSLPKMTKRSTIEHWPLMLLRILALILIGLAFSRPFQRVAVEGTLDATSARRVAVLVDVSASMRRDGLREQAIQHLRDVVAGLSESDVFSLSAFSQTTRTLISSGEWSQTEVSARAALIEEAVEAIEPDWLGTHTGAALLNAAAEVSQEEASGPRLSERRVVLITDFQRGSGLEELQSAGWPDAVHVDLKVVRPEVPGNAGISLLPEDRDGQPRILLSNSIDSVVTDFAMQPFDREGNPVGKPIRASVAAGQRHSVVMPVSDDKATAVIAGVELLQDKHPFDNVVDLPVIENPLLKVAHVGSVDSNDPAEMKYYLQRAIDGNESEPFELIDAAQADGVLLPVASDVRLIVVTDVLPKGLLPSVSDCLNRGGTVLVALKSTEVASSVSSLLPDFPAVSESSTKDYAMLGQIEFDSSLFAAFSEARFSDFSSIRFWHHRIIPLPQIESRENGPWRVIAKFDSGDPAIVETSLDGGGRIIIFTAGWHPDDSQWALSTRFAPMITSLVRQSYPRSTGQMVFSTGDAIIPGHLTGSNEWSLQLPDDSVITSESLRKLAESRQTQPISIREDGSSPTATRGSDSEEFPYRFETPGRYLLSSSGDKSNATGRDSTAPERASEVISMIVGLPLTESRTDPLPLGQLQALGLEADASDGTLLSAGDTANDEFDPVAASQLTSSELESRQKLWRWLLLAGLGCLMLESLVSGGIERRQSVEATA